Proteins co-encoded in one Candidatus Thiodictyon syntrophicum genomic window:
- a CDS encoding glycosyltransferase family 2 protein: MTSPETPEPAARPALSVVIPLFDEVDNVAPLLARAHQGLADYGGDWELICVDDGSRDGTGARLMQEATRSGPHVRVIRLRRNFGQTAAMQAGFEAARGVLIATLDGDLQNDPADIPRLVEELLARDLDLLQGWRRHRQDALVLRKVPSRIANALIGRVTGVALHDYGCSLKVYRAEVVRELTLLGEMHRFIPVWMAGVTAPSRIGETEVSHQARRFGTSKYGISRTFRVILDLLSAFFFLRFGSRPGHFFGSIGIVFGTIGGAMMAWLLVVKFGQGENIGQRPLLFISILFLVTAVQFLTTGVLAELMIRTFYASSDLGHHRIRSQTDPAAAGWKTHP, encoded by the coding sequence ATGACCAGCCCCGAGACCCCCGAACCGGCCGCCCGCCCGGCCTTGTCGGTCGTGATCCCACTGTTTGACGAGGTGGATAACGTCGCACCCCTGCTGGCGCGCGCCCATCAGGGGCTGGCGGACTATGGGGGGGACTGGGAGCTGATCTGTGTGGACGACGGCAGCCGGGACGGCACCGGGGCGCGCCTGATGCAGGAGGCGACGCGCTCTGGTCCCCATGTGCGTGTCATCCGGCTGCGCCGCAACTTCGGCCAGACGGCGGCCATGCAGGCGGGCTTCGAGGCGGCGCGCGGGGTCCTGATCGCCACACTCGACGGGGACCTGCAGAACGACCCGGCCGACATCCCGCGCCTGGTCGAGGAGTTGCTGGCGCGCGACCTGGACCTGCTCCAGGGGTGGCGGCGCCACCGCCAGGACGCGCTGGTGCTGCGCAAGGTCCCCTCGCGCATCGCCAATGCGCTGATCGGGCGGGTGACGGGGGTGGCCCTGCACGACTACGGGTGCAGCCTCAAGGTCTATCGGGCGGAAGTGGTGCGGGAACTGACCCTGCTCGGTGAGATGCACCGTTTCATCCCGGTGTGGATGGCCGGGGTGACGGCGCCCTCGCGCATCGGGGAAACCGAGGTCAGCCACCAGGCGCGCCGCTTCGGGACCTCCAAGTACGGGATCTCGCGGACCTTCCGGGTGATCCTGGACCTGCTCTCGGCCTTCTTCTTCCTGCGCTTCGGCTCCCGCCCGGGGCACTTCTTCGGGTCGATCGGGATCGTCTTCGGGACCATCGGGGGGGCCATGATGGCGTGGCTCCTGGTGGTCAAGTTCGGACAGGGTGAGAACATCGGCCAGCGGCCCCTGCTGTTCATCTCGATCCTGTTCCTGGTCACTGCGGTCCAGTTTCTTACCACCGGGGTGCTGGCCGAGCTGATGATCCGCACCTTTTACGCCTCCAGCGACCTGGGCCACCACCGCATCCGCAGCCAAACCGACCCCGCCGCGGCGGGCTGGAAGACACACCCATGA
- a CDS encoding tetratricopeptide repeat protein codes for MIRSAEVAEDQVHPLYLGLAADIFCLANKRGQRLTAAAFAVAPEHTDHRAAMVERLLRYCPEAVAHAVKALAAARGFDEALFYALGERLHFRHERPDFETLTRFSFCWTSPERDRYRIHDLLRRLLAEEDPAQMQQAHAALEAIYRERAETEPVAIAEVIYHANRQNWERGYNEWTAIMRESVNGACYGVAQALTDIRVALTLKTDLSAANVAWLTGESAGFLQDNRLAEQTLRDAIMHCDDALQSDSNLLDALDLKGSAQFRLGDLRVRLDDKARADVDYREAIFSFDKALEIDPTFAPARAHKGIGLAGLAASISNSDPDAAVQFFNASIAEFETALKLTPRDARFHYNRGNVLRFLGDHLMAHGDDGGAISAYQSAVHGFDNTLKVDPNHVFANPTKAGALVGLGMIFSKTGHNSDAKIAFLEAVAACDETLKIAPEYVVAHNNKGSALNKLGALYVSLGDLPAAKSAYEKSIEALDAALRRTSSDALVLSNKGKTLHQLGALLLNQEAMALGCAVLSESEVILTQASSLAPTDESLIVELRLVQDLITQRCISHG; via the coding sequence ATGATCCGCAGTGCCGAGGTCGCCGAGGATCAGGTCCACCCGCTCTATCTCGGACTCGCTGCCGATATCTTCTGCTTGGCGAACAAACGGGGGCAACGTCTCACCGCCGCAGCCTTTGCCGTGGCCCCTGAGCACACCGACCATCGTGCGGCCATGGTCGAGCGGCTGTTGCGATACTGCCCCGAGGCCGTCGCCCACGCGGTCAAGGCACTGGCCGCCGCCCGCGGCTTCGACGAGGCACTCTTCTACGCCTTGGGTGAGCGCCTGCACTTCCGCCACGAGCGGCCGGACTTCGAGACCCTCACCCGCTTCTCTTTCTGCTGGACCAGCCCCGAGCGCGACCGCTACCGCATCCATGACCTGCTGCGGCGCCTGCTCGCCGAGGAGGACCCGGCGCAAATGCAGCAGGCCCATGCCGCTCTGGAGGCCATCTACCGCGAGCGTGCCGAAACCGAGCCGGTCGCCATCGCCGAAGTGATCTATCACGCCAATCGGCAGAATTGGGAACGCGGTTATAATGAATGGACCGCAATCATGCGCGAATCTGTCAATGGGGCATGTTATGGAGTAGCCCAAGCACTGACTGATATCAGAGTGGCTTTAACGCTCAAGACAGATCTTTCTGCCGCCAACGTTGCTTGGCTTACCGGGGAGTCCGCAGGTTTCCTTCAAGATAACCGACTAGCTGAGCAGACTCTGCGCGACGCGATAATGCACTGCGATGATGCGCTTCAGAGTGATTCAAACCTGCTAGATGCCCTGGACCTCAAGGGTTCTGCCCAGTTTAGGCTAGGAGACCTGCGGGTGAGATTAGACGACAAAGCCCGCGCCGACGTAGATTACCGCGAAGCGATCTTTAGTTTCGATAAAGCACTTGAAATCGATCCGACATTTGCGCCTGCTCGCGCCCATAAGGGAATCGGCCTCGCTGGACTAGCAGCATCGATTTCAAATTCCGACCCAGATGCTGCCGTACAATTTTTCAATGCGTCGATAGCTGAGTTTGAAACGGCGCTGAAGTTGACGCCAAGAGACGCGCGCTTTCATTATAACAGAGGTAATGTTCTGCGATTCCTCGGAGATCATTTGATGGCTCATGGAGATGATGGCGGAGCTATTTCAGCGTACCAGTCCGCAGTGCACGGGTTTGACAACACGCTGAAAGTGGATCCCAATCATGTATTTGCAAATCCAACGAAAGCTGGGGCTCTCGTAGGTCTTGGAATGATTTTTTCAAAGACTGGGCATAACTCTGATGCCAAAATCGCTTTCTTGGAAGCCGTGGCCGCATGCGATGAGACGCTAAAGATTGCCCCTGAATATGTTGTGGCTCACAATAACAAAGGTTCTGCCTTGAATAAGCTCGGCGCGCTTTACGTATCGCTTGGAGACTTGCCAGCGGCAAAATCTGCTTATGAGAAAAGCATTGAGGCTTTAGATGCTGCGCTACGGCGCACTTCGAGTGATGCATTGGTTCTGAGCAACAAAGGAAAAACATTGCACCAGCTAGGTGCGCTGCTCCTCAACCAAGAAGCGATGGCACTCGGTTGTGCCGTCCTAAGTGAGTCCGAGGTCATCTTGACCCAGGCGTCGAGTCTGGCGCCGACAGACGAGAGCTTGATTGTAGAGCTAAGGTTGGTGCAGGACTTGATCACACAGCGCTGTATCTCCCACGGATAG
- a CDS encoding type II toxin-antitoxin system VapC family toxin gives MKKTVYIETSIPSYLTARPSRDIRAAAWQQITGQWWDEARAGFDLFTSELVLVEASAGNPEAAARRLEALQGIAELPIDEEAQELAGQLIARGGIPESAEADALHIAVAAVHRIDFLLTWNCRHIDNATRKPIIRSICGSLGYSCPEICTPLELLTEPEDDVPR, from the coding sequence ATGAAGAAAACCGTCTACATCGAGACCTCGATCCCAAGCTACCTGACCGCCCGGCCAAGTCGGGATATCAGGGCCGCCGCCTGGCAGCAGATCACCGGGCAGTGGTGGGACGAGGCACGCGCGGGATTCGATCTTTTCACGTCCGAGTTGGTTCTTGTCGAGGCATCGGCTGGGAATCCGGAAGCGGCCGCGCGCCGGCTGGAGGCGTTGCAGGGGATCGCGGAGCTTCCCATCGACGAGGAAGCGCAGGAGCTTGCCGGCCAATTGATCGCGAGAGGCGGTATCCCCGAGTCCGCAGAAGCCGATGCGCTGCATATTGCCGTAGCCGCCGTGCACCGCATCGATTTTCTGCTCACCTGGAATTGCCGCCACATCGACAACGCAACCCGCAAGCCGATCATTCGCTCTATCTGCGGCAGCCTGGGCTATTCCTGTCCGGAAATCTGCACGCCGCTGGAGCTTCTTACGGAGCCTGAAGATGATGTACCAAGATGA
- a CDS encoding alpha/beta fold hydrolase, with protein MTTLRLHLRRYGDPAADGLPLVLIHGLFGSASNWHAISRRLAAGRRVLVPDLRNHGQSPWDPRMDYRAMAADLTALLDAEGLPRAHLVGHSMGGKAAMWLALTAPERVGSLVVADIAPVTYASRHGALVRTLAALPLGEIADRRDADVRLAATISSAPVRGYLLQNLVHDRPAAGVGGGWRWRVNLEALAQSLEDLLGFPESVGLQFPGPVLFLYGSRSDYVTGEGLPRIRALFPLARLRSIPNAGHWVYADQPEAFVAAVDGFLKD; from the coding sequence ATGACCACCCTCAGACTCCACCTGCGCCGCTACGGCGACCCCGCCGCCGACGGCCTCCCGCTGGTCCTGATCCACGGACTCTTCGGCTCCGCGTCCAACTGGCACGCCATCAGCCGCCGGCTCGCCGCCGGGCGCCGGGTCCTGGTGCCGGATCTGCGCAATCACGGCCAATCCCCCTGGGACCCGCGCATGGACTACCGCGCCATGGCCGCGGATCTCACTGCCCTCCTGGACGCCGAGGGCCTCCCCCGGGCGCACCTGGTGGGCCACAGCATGGGCGGCAAGGCGGCCATGTGGCTGGCCCTGACGGCGCCCGAGCGGGTGGGCTCACTGGTGGTCGCCGACATCGCCCCGGTCACCTACGCCAGCCGTCACGGCGCCCTGGTGCGGACCCTGGCCGCCCTGCCGCTCGGTGAGATCGCCGACCGGCGCGACGCCGACGTGCGCCTGGCCGCTACCATCTCCTCCGCCCCGGTGCGCGGCTACCTGCTCCAGAACCTGGTCCATGACCGCCCTGCTGCCGGAGTCGGCGGCGGCTGGCGCTGGCGCGTCAACCTGGAGGCGCTCGCCCAGTCCCTGGAGGACCTGCTGGGCTTCCCGGAGTCCGTCGGCCTGCAATTCCCCGGCCCCGTGCTCTTTCTCTACGGCAGCCGCTCGGACTATGTGACCGGCGAGGGGCTGCCGCGCATTCGCGCGCTCTTTCCGCTGGCGCGGCTGCGTAGCATTCCCAATGCCGGGCATTGGGTTTATGCCGATCAGCCGGAGGCGTTCGTCGCGGCGGTGGATGGGTTCCTGAAGGACTGA